The following are encoded together in the Methanobacterium petrolearium genome:
- a CDS encoding metal-sulfur cluster assembly factor has translation MSEELTVKIREALSQVADPHMGISIVEMGLVSDIQVNESDKTAKIVIKPTNPGCMSAANMAMQARIAAEKVEGIDKAEIEIEGHMMAEAINEMVNK, from the coding sequence ATGAGCGAAGAATTAACAGTTAAGATTAGAGAAGCTCTTTCCCAGGTGGCTGATCCTCATATGGGAATCAGTATTGTGGAAATGGGACTTGTAAGCGATATACAGGTAAACGAAAGTGATAAAACCGCCAAAATTGTGATAAAACCCACAAATCCGGGTTGTATGAGTGCTGCCAACATGGCTATGCAAGCCAGAATTGCTGCAGAGAAAGTAGAAGGTATTGACAAGGCAGAAATCGAGATTGAAGGCCATATGATGGCTGAAGCTATCAATGAAATGGTAAACAAATAA
- a CDS encoding AMP-binding protein has translation MVFTELTIGDYLEKMVKKDPNHEFMVYPDRDLRFTYKEFDERVNLLAKGLLAIGIKKGDHVGIWAKNVPDWLTFMFATSKIGVVLVTVNTAYKSHELAYVLEQSDMKALAIIDGFQDVDYLQIVYELVPELKTQERGKLKNKDFPFLENLIYVGQEKHRGMYNTNELLLLGKHGDEEKFQKIKASVNNDEVVNMQYTSGTTGFPKGVMLTHRNILNNGYYIGERQKFTEKDKLCITVPLFHCFGIVLAVMAAYSHGATMVMVEVFDPLLVLAAVQKERCTALYGVPTMFIAEYSHPMFEMFDLSSLRTGIMAGSTPPIEAMKKVVNDMNMTEITSVYGLTEGSPGFTQTGVDDPLIKRVETVGKPLPECEVKIVDPETGENLGTDQTGEICCKGYNVMKGYYKMPEKTREVIDEDGWLHSGDLATLDEDGYYSIVGRIKDMIIRGGENIYPREIEEFLYTMPGVLDVQVVGIPDEKYGEIVGACIILEEDSELTEEDVRDYARTKIARFKVPKHVFVVDEFPLTASGKIQKFILREQAEKLLKEKLEKEESSL, from the coding sequence ATGGTTTTCACGGAGCTAACTATTGGTGATTACCTGGAAAAAATGGTCAAAAAGGATCCCAATCATGAATTTATGGTTTACCCTGATCGGGATCTCCGTTTTACTTACAAAGAGTTTGATGAAAGGGTTAACCTTCTGGCTAAAGGTTTACTTGCAATCGGGATAAAAAAAGGTGACCATGTGGGCATCTGGGCCAAAAATGTACCGGACTGGCTCACCTTCATGTTCGCCACTTCCAAAATAGGAGTAGTGCTGGTCACAGTAAACACAGCTTACAAAAGCCATGAACTTGCTTATGTTCTGGAACAGTCAGACATGAAAGCACTGGCTATTATTGACGGATTTCAGGATGTAGATTACCTTCAAATAGTTTATGAACTGGTCCCTGAACTAAAAACCCAGGAAAGGGGAAAACTAAAAAATAAAGATTTCCCATTTTTGGAAAATCTCATATATGTGGGCCAGGAAAAACACCGGGGAATGTATAACACCAACGAACTCCTATTATTAGGGAAACATGGAGATGAGGAGAAATTTCAGAAGATCAAGGCCTCTGTTAATAATGATGAAGTGGTGAACATGCAATACACTTCAGGAACCACTGGATTCCCCAAGGGAGTGATGTTAACCCACAGGAACATCCTCAACAATGGTTACTACATAGGGGAACGACAAAAATTCACAGAAAAAGACAAATTATGCATAACAGTCCCACTTTTCCATTGTTTTGGTATTGTACTAGCAGTAATGGCTGCCTATAGTCATGGAGCTACCATGGTGATGGTGGAAGTCTTCGACCCCCTATTGGTTCTGGCAGCAGTTCAAAAAGAACGCTGCACAGCATTATATGGAGTTCCAACCATGTTCATCGCCGAATATAGTCATCCCATGTTTGAAATGTTCGACCTATCTAGCCTACGCACCGGTATCATGGCAGGTTCCACCCCACCCATTGAAGCCATGAAAAAGGTGGTCAACGATATGAACATGACTGAAATCACCAGTGTATACGGTCTCACAGAAGGATCACCAGGATTCACTCAGACCGGTGTGGATGATCCCCTTATAAAAAGAGTGGAAACCGTGGGTAAACCATTACCTGAATGTGAAGTAAAAATAGTTGACCCAGAAACCGGTGAAAATTTGGGAACCGACCAGACAGGTGAAATATGTTGTAAAGGTTACAACGTAATGAAAGGGTACTATAAAATGCCAGAAAAAACCCGTGAAGTTATAGATGAAGATGGATGGTTACACAGTGGAGATCTGGCAACTTTAGATGAGGATGGGTATTATTCCATTGTAGGTCGTATTAAAGACATGATTATTCGTGGTGGAGAAAACATTTACCCCCGCGAAATCGAGGAATTTTTATACACCATGCCTGGAGTCCTGGATGTTCAGGTAGTAGGGATCCCTGATGAGAAGTATGGGGAAATTGTAGGTGCCTGTATCATCCTGGAAGAGGACTCAGAACTCACTGAAGAAGATGTACGGGACTATGCCCGAACCAAGATTGCCCGTTTCAAAGTACCTAAACATGTTTTTGTTGTAGATGAATTTCCACTCACTGCCAGTGGCAAGATACAAAAATTCATACTCAGAGAACAGGCAGAAAAATTATTAAAAGAGAAACTGGAAAAAGAAGAATCTTCCCTGTAA
- a CDS encoding glutamate synthase-related protein: MNSDSQHLTGIKNTPENRAKCHCSFCPSYPHDCPDELLYCSTGASECEVPVNGCICNTCPLYYEYQLEDIYYCNIDEVGESKTFLRKKHKEEDPDFYEKLVEIKDKSEGKKLTASMGSEKSIPYTLDDLNFLPAQIKQIPLNQEDPVDKSITIGPDTKKPLKVSSPILISGMSFGAVSRNVRLVISQTAAKLNIGFNSGEGGVLPEERKISPERMIVQYSTGRFGLDEELLKSAGAVEIRFGQGAYPGKGSYLPAEKITAEVAEIRGLNKGESANSPAHHPDITNPSELKEKIDWLRKLTNGIPIGAKIGCGNVEDDINILANAGVDFVALDGFGAGTGATDRYVRDNMGIPILAALPRAHEKLKSRGLREKISLIAGGGLTNSADFAKCLALGADAIYIGTAALIAMNCQQYRVCYTGLCPTGVATQNPQLTKQLNVENGIKRLSNFLNISTEEIANFTRMVGKNDVKLLSKEDLISLKRETAMITGVKWLDGQYHAY; this comes from the coding sequence ATGAATTCAGATTCACAACACTTAACTGGAATCAAAAACACTCCGGAAAACAGAGCAAAATGCCATTGCTCTTTCTGTCCCAGCTATCCCCATGACTGCCCAGATGAACTTCTTTACTGCAGTACCGGAGCCAGCGAATGTGAAGTTCCAGTTAACGGTTGCATCTGCAACACCTGCCCCTTATATTATGAGTACCAACTCGAGGATATCTATTACTGTAACATAGATGAAGTAGGGGAGAGTAAAACATTCCTACGCAAGAAACATAAGGAGGAAGACCCTGATTTTTATGAAAAACTTGTGGAAATCAAGGATAAAAGTGAAGGTAAAAAATTAACAGCCTCAATGGGTTCTGAAAAGAGTATTCCCTACACCTTGGATGATCTGAACTTTTTACCTGCTCAGATCAAACAAATTCCTCTGAACCAGGAAGATCCAGTTGATAAATCCATTACAATTGGCCCTGATACCAAAAAGCCTTTAAAAGTTTCTTCCCCAATCCTGATCTCAGGGATGAGTTTCGGAGCAGTTTCCAGGAATGTGCGCCTGGTTATCTCCCAAACCGCAGCTAAACTGAACATTGGATTTAACAGCGGTGAAGGAGGAGTACTTCCTGAAGAAAGGAAAATTTCTCCGGAACGGATGATAGTACAATATTCCACAGGACGTTTTGGTTTAGATGAAGAACTGCTCAAATCTGCAGGAGCTGTGGAAATACGGTTTGGACAGGGAGCTTACCCTGGTAAAGGAAGTTATCTACCTGCTGAAAAAATCACTGCCGAAGTAGCAGAAATCAGGGGACTTAATAAAGGTGAATCAGCAAATTCCCCTGCCCATCACCCGGACATCACCAATCCTTCAGAACTGAAAGAAAAGATTGACTGGCTAAGAAAACTTACCAATGGAATTCCCATTGGTGCTAAAATTGGTTGTGGCAACGTCGAAGATGATATAAACATCCTGGCAAATGCAGGAGTTGATTTTGTTGCCCTGGACGGTTTTGGTGCAGGTACAGGGGCCACTGATAGATACGTGAGGGACAACATGGGAATTCCCATCCTGGCAGCTTTGCCCCGTGCCCATGAAAAACTTAAAAGTAGGGGATTACGTGAAAAGATCAGTCTTATTGCAGGAGGAGGTCTCACCAATTCAGCGGATTTTGCTAAATGTTTGGCATTAGGTGCAGATGCAATCTACATTGGCACTGCAGCACTTATTGCCATGAACTGTCAACAGTATCGTGTTTGTTACACTGGACTCTGTCCTACTGGAGTTGCCACCCAAAACCCACAACTAACCAAACAGTTAAATGTAGAAAATGGAATTAAAAGGCTTTCCAATTTTCTGAATATTTCTACAGAAGAAATTGCTAATTTCACTCGCATGGTGGGTAAAAATGATGTAAAACTCCTTAGTAAGGAGGATTTAATCAGTTTAAAAAGAGAAACAGCCATGATCACTGGTGTGAAATGGTTGGATGGCCAATATCATGCTTACTGA
- a CDS encoding DUF5814 domain-containing protein, translating to MIIIRRKKKIVELFPIGSSKGALNNRREPLFYGYIKLRRVEGQLKIHKFIIKKDKEIILPPSEAIKILRKQNVFMVGSDSDSEEFLHSLNIKYKHTLICRHCTFEGFITLIQKEKSYFYHGDYLCRLCAENEIKRELKARSYDMSTFPRFRRILDETGDLAKVLSVFDPRFDPLKNQKLTLYDKITTKKADNLPKIRIDTLNIPEKLKDSLKTQGTYLLPVQVLALQAGLLEGENLLVVSATASGKTLIGEMAGVSRALEGGKLLFLTPLVALANQKYRDFEKRYQKMGLKVSIRVGMSRIKAKEELILPDEKIDDADIVVGTYEGLDFLLRADRSSQLGDLKTVVVDEIHMLGDDERGPRLRGLIHRLKTLFPHLQLIGLSATIKNPQKIAQEFGMKLVEYPLRPVPLERHLIFVRTEEEKNHLLAQLSRVEYQHRSNKGYHGQSIIFTNSRRKTHILADYLVRRGVKTAAYHAGLSYAKKNKIEKDFGNQKLGAVVTTAALAAGVDFPASQVLFESLTMGNKQLTPNEFSQMLGRAGRPTYHDQGKVYLLPEVGRSYGDETEEAQAMNLLSSEVEPVNVTYSEDSQIEQFLADVCAGCVDTFLQIEQNYEDEELPLPFEEAFNILLDYSLVKEKEGKITPTKYGRAVAMSFLDYPCAEFVRKNLVKMRPMDIALKLEPFENAYLSNRITTQMGRILKINMSSRLFADSTLDILSSGTAISKLEPHLRERLMKLQMDFYTCKCKERPFCGCFQRELSRKIIKQRLQGKDPVDISRKLMREYEIHAYAGDIFSWFDSLIRMFEAVRRIANVHGNKKVIRECDGLIRKIEK from the coding sequence ATGATAATAATAAGAAGAAAAAAGAAAATAGTGGAGTTATTTCCCATTGGAAGTTCTAAAGGAGCTTTAAATAACAGGAGAGAACCCCTTTTTTATGGTTACATAAAGCTTCGTCGTGTTGAGGGTCAACTAAAGATTCACAAATTCATAATTAAGAAAGATAAAGAAATCATCCTACCCCCCAGTGAGGCAATAAAGATCCTCAGAAAACAGAATGTATTCATGGTAGGCAGTGACTCTGACAGTGAAGAATTCCTCCATTCATTAAATATAAAATATAAACACACTCTTATCTGCAGACACTGCACATTCGAAGGCTTTATCACACTCATCCAAAAAGAAAAATCATATTTTTATCATGGAGATTATCTCTGCCGTTTATGTGCAGAAAACGAGATAAAAAGGGAGTTAAAAGCCCGATCGTATGATATGAGTACTTTTCCCAGATTCAGGAGAATATTGGATGAAACCGGAGATCTGGCCAAGGTGTTAAGTGTTTTTGATCCACGATTTGACCCCCTAAAAAATCAAAAACTCACATTATACGATAAAATAACCACTAAAAAAGCAGATAATCTTCCAAAAATTAGGATAGACACCCTCAATATTCCTGAAAAACTTAAAGATTCTCTCAAAACACAGGGCACTTATCTGCTGCCAGTGCAGGTTCTGGCCCTTCAGGCCGGACTCCTGGAAGGAGAGAACCTCCTGGTGGTTTCAGCTACTGCCAGTGGAAAAACACTGATCGGGGAGATGGCTGGAGTATCACGCGCCCTTGAAGGAGGAAAACTTCTCTTTTTAACTCCACTGGTGGCATTGGCCAATCAGAAATACAGAGATTTTGAAAAAAGATACCAGAAAATGGGATTAAAAGTTTCCATAAGAGTGGGAATGAGTAGAATAAAGGCCAAAGAAGAGCTCATCCTTCCTGATGAGAAAATAGATGATGCTGACATTGTTGTGGGGACATATGAGGGTCTTGATTTTCTACTACGTGCCGATAGATCATCCCAACTAGGCGATTTGAAGACCGTAGTGGTGGATGAAATTCACATGTTAGGGGATGATGAAAGAGGCCCCCGCCTCAGGGGACTTATTCATCGTTTAAAAACCCTTTTCCCCCATTTACAGTTAATCGGATTATCAGCCACCATAAAAAATCCCCAGAAAATCGCCCAGGAATTTGGCATGAAACTGGTTGAATATCCATTGCGACCCGTGCCACTGGAAAGACATCTGATATTTGTCAGAACAGAAGAGGAGAAAAATCATCTCCTTGCCCAATTATCCCGTGTTGAATACCAACACCGGTCAAATAAAGGATATCATGGTCAAAGCATCATTTTCACAAACTCACGCCGCAAAACTCATATTCTTGCTGATTATCTGGTTCGAAGGGGTGTTAAAACAGCAGCCTATCATGCTGGTTTATCATATGCCAAAAAAAATAAAATAGAGAAAGATTTTGGAAATCAGAAACTGGGGGCAGTGGTGACCACTGCCGCACTGGCTGCTGGTGTTGATTTTCCTGCTTCGCAAGTGTTATTTGAGAGTTTGACCATGGGAAACAAGCAACTAACTCCAAATGAATTCTCTCAAATGCTTGGCAGGGCTGGCAGACCCACATATCATGATCAGGGAAAGGTGTACCTTTTACCAGAAGTGGGAAGAAGCTATGGGGATGAAACTGAGGAAGCACAGGCCATGAACCTTCTATCCAGTGAAGTGGAACCGGTTAATGTCACTTATTCTGAGGACAGTCAAATTGAACAGTTCCTAGCAGATGTTTGTGCAGGATGTGTTGACACCTTCCTGCAGATAGAACAGAATTATGAAGATGAAGAGTTACCCTTACCATTTGAAGAGGCTTTCAATATCCTGTTAGATTATAGTTTGGTGAAGGAAAAAGAAGGCAAAATAACACCTACTAAATATGGTAGGGCAGTTGCTATGTCCTTTTTAGATTACCCCTGTGCTGAATTTGTTCGCAAGAACCTAGTAAAGATGCGTCCTATGGATATTGCACTGAAACTGGAGCCTTTTGAAAATGCATATCTTTCCAATAGAATCACCACCCAAATGGGACGTATTCTTAAAATAAACATGTCCAGTCGTTTGTTTGCTGACAGCACCCTTGACATCCTCAGCTCAGGTACCGCAATTTCTAAACTGGAACCACATCTTAGGGAGCGTCTGATGAAGCTTCAAATGGATTTTTACACCTGCAAATGTAAGGAAAGACCATTTTGTGGTTGTTTTCAAAGGGAACTTTCCCGAAAAATAATTAAACAGAGACTTCAGGGGAAAGATCCAGTGGATATCAGCAGAAAACTCATGCGCGAATATGAAATCCATGCCTATGCTGGTGATATTTTCAGCTGGTTTGACTCCTTAATCAGGATGTTTGAGGCAGTGCGTAGAATAGCCAATGTTCATGGGAATAAAAAGGTTATTCGGGAGTGTGATGGATTGATAAGGAAAATAGAAAAGTAA
- a CDS encoding AAA family ATPase has protein sequence MRPWERVAVVGVPGVGKTSLCKAVSLNSDYSHINYGELMLKTAQNRGLATTLVEMFRLELSIQYDIWKTVAFQIKDRKNVLLDLHGVDCFKEGYLISLPFEIMNPDLIIIIESDYEDIIKRRLTDSSKKRFLDRQSHLNEHIKMLRFAMINISARLGCNLAIVNNNDFEICLKQLKLILN, from the coding sequence ATGAGGCCCTGGGAGCGGGTTGCTGTAGTGGGAGTTCCGGGAGTCGGGAAAACTTCACTATGTAAGGCTGTCTCCCTTAATTCAGATTACTCCCACATAAACTATGGAGAGTTAATGCTGAAAACAGCCCAGAACAGGGGCTTAGCAACAACTCTGGTTGAAATGTTTCGTTTAGAACTTTCAATCCAATATGACATTTGGAAAACAGTTGCTTTTCAAATCAAGGACCGAAAAAATGTTCTTTTAGATCTTCATGGTGTAGACTGCTTTAAAGAGGGATATCTGATTTCACTACCCTTTGAAATCATGAATCCTGATCTAATAATCATCATAGAATCTGACTATGAAGACATTATTAAACGGAGACTTACTGATTCTTCTAAAAAAAGGTTTTTAGACAGGCAAAGTCATCTTAATGAACATATTAAGATGTTGAGATTTGCCATGATAAATATTTCAGCACGTTTAGGTTGTAACTTGGCAATAGTGAATAACAATGATTTTGAAATCTGCCTAAAACAACTAAAACTAATATTGAACTAA
- a CDS encoding LemA family protein, with protein sequence MWNLIGFGVVVLIIIIFFAIIIGIYNSLVKLQNGVEGAWSQINVQLERRSDLIKNLVETVKGYATHEKTTFQEVSEARSDLKNAETVKENEKADNALKGTLKSLFAVAENYPELKADENFLELQDQLSETEDKIAKYREFYNEVVLTYNNKREVFPNNIVSNFFKFQEAEFFEHEDYAEEVPEVDF encoded by the coding sequence ATGTGGAACTTAATTGGATTCGGAGTAGTAGTTTTAATCATTATTATATTCTTTGCAATCATCATTGGAATCTATAATAGTCTGGTTAAACTTCAAAATGGAGTTGAAGGTGCCTGGTCACAGATAAATGTTCAACTGGAAAGAAGATCTGACCTGATTAAAAATCTGGTTGAAACAGTTAAAGGTTATGCAACCCATGAAAAAACCACATTCCAAGAAGTTAGTGAAGCCCGTTCCGATTTAAAAAACGCAGAAACAGTTAAAGAAAATGAAAAGGCGGATAATGCCTTAAAGGGTACTTTAAAAAGTCTTTTTGCAGTTGCAGAAAACTACCCTGAACTGAAGGCTGATGAGAACTTCCTAGAATTGCAGGATCAGCTATCAGAAACTGAAGATAAAATCGCCAAGTACCGAGAATTTTACAATGAAGTTGTTCTAACCTACAACAACAAACGTGAAGTGTTCCCTAATAATATTGTGTCTAATTTCTTTAAATTCCAGGAAGCTGAATTCTTCGAACATGAAGACTACGCAGAAGAGGTTCCTGAAGTTGATTTCTAG
- a CDS encoding 2'-5' RNA ligase family protein: protein MSLLTLAYPKISEEDYQWIQGFREENDELYHGVMEPHFILVFPVFNQRPETFIEEIKRRAAGHMEINFVLRCAIMDKDAFTPYWHVYLVPDEGYSQIIKLHDNLYSGKLADELRLDLPFIPHIVIANSVEKWTCKELVDQINGLDIQIKGSIMELDVVEYQDEQVETLEKIKLSTP, encoded by the coding sequence ATGTCACTTTTAACGTTAGCATATCCCAAAATCAGTGAAGAGGACTATCAATGGATTCAAGGATTTCGAGAAGAAAATGACGAGCTTTACCATGGAGTAATGGAACCTCACTTCATTTTAGTATTTCCAGTATTTAACCAGAGACCAGAGACATTTATAGAGGAAATTAAAAGACGTGCTGCCGGTCATATGGAGATAAACTTTGTTTTAAGATGTGCAATTATGGATAAAGATGCATTCACTCCTTACTGGCATGTCTACCTGGTGCCAGATGAAGGGTACAGTCAGATCATTAAACTCCATGATAACTTATATTCTGGAAAACTGGCCGATGAATTACGCCTGGATCTGCCCTTTATTCCCCATATTGTAATTGCCAATTCAGTGGAGAAATGGACCTGCAAGGAACTGGTAGATCAGATAAATGGTTTGGATATCCAAATAAAGGGGAGTATCATGGAGCTAGATGTAGTTGAATATCAAGATGAACAGGTTGAAACTCTTGAGAAAATAAAATTATCAACTCCCTAA
- a CDS encoding DUF5591 domain-containing protein codes for MKVFCTTETSLNRPEARRWRERMSLLDPLGEVVVVLPCSMRKPYSSSKSHRIFTQATKGLQEAILTSPFGVCPREMENTYPIQSYDVSTIGDWSQEEIKLTGKCLSDYVGDMEVIAHVAHGYMTVCQEYLPQATFTCQDNRTTSPESMQNLKRETKKYEKIKGHTRQLHQLRSIARYQFNTRKADEMIPLGYKLRGRFDRRLMHDDEQIAVLHHDNGLYSLNLKGGTILNDIGVNWVEIDFALQTNTLFAPGVVDAYPGILPKDEVVVTRNGEMVGVGKATMSGDEMKRGEKGVAVRVRHRLK; via the coding sequence ATTAAAGTATTTTGTACCACCGAAACTTCACTCAATCGTCCCGAGGCACGTCGTTGGAGGGAACGGATGAGTCTTTTAGATCCATTGGGTGAAGTGGTGGTGGTCTTACCCTGCAGCATGCGAAAACCATATTCGTCAAGTAAATCCCATCGTATTTTCACCCAAGCCACCAAAGGTTTGCAGGAAGCTATTTTAACATCTCCATTTGGTGTTTGCCCCCGAGAAATGGAAAATACCTACCCTATTCAGTCTTACGATGTTTCAACTATTGGTGATTGGTCACAAGAAGAGATAAAACTCACAGGAAAATGTTTAAGTGACTATGTTGGTGATATGGAAGTTATAGCTCATGTAGCACATGGTTACATGACTGTCTGCCAAGAATATCTGCCACAGGCCACGTTCACCTGCCAAGATAATCGGACCACTTCTCCAGAATCAATGCAAAACCTGAAAAGGGAAACTAAAAAATATGAAAAGATTAAAGGACATACCAGACAACTCCATCAACTCAGATCAATTGCCCGTTACCAGTTCAACACCCGCAAAGCAGACGAAATGATACCCCTTGGTTATAAGTTAAGGGGAAGATTTGACAGACGCCTGATGCATGATGATGAGCAGATAGCTGTCTTACATCATGATAACGGTCTTTACAGTCTGAATTTGAAAGGTGGGACTATCTTGAATGATATTGGAGTTAACTGGGTGGAAATTGATTTTGCTCTCCAGACGAACACTCTTTTTGCCCCAGGAGTGGTGGACGCCTACCCTGGAATACTTCCCAAAGATGAAGTGGTTGTCACCAGAAACGGAGAAATGGTTGGTGTTGGTAAGGCCACCATGTCTGGGGATGAAATGAAAAGGGGAGAAAAAGGTGTTGCTGTACGGGTGAGGCACCGGTTGAAATAG
- a CDS encoding acyl-CoA thioesterase, producing the protein MYTITVTPRFGDADGLRHINNIVLAEWFELARNRIYRLFTPDLDLSYEKWKLIMVKTDFEFLGQMYYNGDVNIKTSIIRIGNSSYTTYHEAWQSGHIKAKGTAVLVNYDFIQQKSMPIPHDIREKLEEYLEDCPE; encoded by the coding sequence ATGTATACAATAACAGTTACCCCTCGTTTCGGAGACGCCGATGGTTTAAGACATATAAACAACATAGTCCTTGCAGAATGGTTTGAACTGGCAAGAAATCGCATTTATCGTTTATTCACACCTGATTTAGACTTGAGTTATGAAAAATGGAAACTCATAATGGTGAAAACAGATTTCGAATTTTTAGGGCAGATGTACTACAACGGTGATGTGAACATAAAAACCAGCATCATAAGAATAGGTAACAGCTCATACACTACCTACCACGAAGCATGGCAGTCTGGCCATATTAAAGCAAAGGGAACCGCAGTTTTAGTGAACTATGACTTCATTCAACAGAAATCAATGCCAATACCCCATGATATAAGGGAAAAACTGGAAGAATATCTGGAAGACTGCCCAGAATGA
- a CDS encoding UbiA family prenyltransferase yields the protein MITTLIKSTRLSWASKNANMYLLALTYAYFSATPINNPLEIIVGLILVTVLWGALYTLNDLTDLDVDRRDHLKQDRAFIQNNVDQKFILTFFAIMISIVFIISFTTFPEAFTVILSLMFINQLIYTLPPIRLKETKFAPFFSTATNSVLRLASCAVLLGDVFLVPLSVYLFMYLAGMGTYLMYKSKPTYASLVGVMAGVVLLYALLTGDMNIIQFAVAILPSLLAAIPLYLSLFMKKDDMFHLADVLYHQVAMVFFIICILIIIF from the coding sequence ATGATAACAACATTGATCAAGTCCACCCGTCTTAGTTGGGCTTCAAAAAATGCCAACATGTATCTCCTGGCACTTACATATGCTTACTTTTCTGCAACACCAATTAACAATCCATTAGAAATAATTGTTGGCCTTATTCTGGTTACTGTTTTGTGGGGAGCCCTGTACACATTAAATGATTTAACTGACCTGGATGTGGATCGCAGGGATCACTTAAAACAGGATCGTGCATTCATTCAAAACAACGTTGATCAAAAGTTCATTCTCACTTTTTTTGCTATTATGATATCAATTGTTTTTATAATATCATTTACAACATTCCCTGAAGCATTTACAGTGATACTGTCCTTGATGTTTATAAATCAATTAATCTATACTCTTCCACCCATACGGCTGAAAGAAACCAAATTTGCCCCATTTTTTAGCACAGCAACCAATTCTGTCCTGCGTCTGGCATCCTGTGCAGTGCTTCTTGGGGATGTGTTTCTGGTTCCATTAAGCGTGTATTTATTTATGTACCTGGCTGGAATGGGTACTTACCTCATGTATAAATCAAAACCTACCTATGCCAGTTTGGTAGGGGTCATGGCAGGTGTGGTCCTTTTATACGCACTTTTAACTGGTGATATGAATATTATACAGTTTGCGGTGGCAATTTTACCATCACTTCTGGCAGCAATCCCATTATACCTTTCTCTGTTCATGAAGAAAGATGACATGTTCCATCTGGCCGATGTTTTATATCACCAGGTGGCAATGGTTTTTTTCATCATCTGCATACTGATAATTATTTTTTAA